A region from the Mycolicibacterium phlei genome encodes:
- the bioB gene encoding biotin synthase BioB — translation MTDILAVAREQVLERGEGLNQDQTLQVLQLPDERLDDLLALAHEVRMKWCGPEVEVEGIISLKTGGCPEDCHFCSQSGLFASPVRSAWLDIPSLVEAAKQTAKTGATEFCIVAAVRGPDERLMAQVAAGIEAIRNEVDIHVACSLGMLSQEQVDRLAEMGVHRYNHNLETAKSFFPNVVTTHTWEERWDTLQMVRDAGMEVCCGGILGMGETLEQRAEFAAQLAELDPHEVPLNFLNPRPGTPFGDLEVLPASEALKAVAAFRLALPRTMLRFAGGREITLGDLGAKQGILGGINAVIVGNYLTTLGRPAESDLELLEDLQMPIKALNATL, via the coding sequence TTGACCGACATTCTGGCAGTGGCCCGTGAGCAGGTCCTCGAGCGCGGTGAAGGCCTGAACCAGGACCAGACGCTGCAGGTGCTGCAGCTGCCCGATGAGCGGCTCGACGATCTGCTCGCCCTCGCGCACGAGGTGCGGATGAAGTGGTGCGGCCCCGAGGTCGAGGTCGAGGGCATCATCAGCCTCAAGACCGGCGGCTGCCCGGAGGACTGTCACTTCTGCTCGCAGTCCGGGCTGTTCGCGTCCCCGGTGCGCAGCGCCTGGCTGGACATCCCGAGCCTGGTCGAGGCCGCCAAGCAGACCGCCAAGACCGGTGCCACCGAGTTCTGCATCGTCGCCGCCGTGCGCGGCCCGGACGAGCGGCTGATGGCGCAGGTCGCCGCCGGCATCGAGGCCATCCGCAACGAGGTCGACATCCACGTCGCCTGCTCGCTGGGCATGCTGAGCCAGGAGCAGGTGGACCGCCTCGCCGAGATGGGCGTGCACCGCTACAACCACAACCTCGAGACCGCCAAGTCGTTCTTCCCCAACGTCGTCACCACCCACACGTGGGAGGAGCGCTGGGACACCCTGCAGATGGTCCGCGACGCCGGCATGGAGGTCTGCTGCGGCGGCATCCTCGGCATGGGCGAGACCCTCGAGCAGCGCGCCGAGTTCGCCGCCCAGCTGGCCGAACTCGACCCGCACGAGGTTCCGCTGAACTTCCTCAACCCGCGTCCGGGCACCCCGTTCGGCGACCTCGAGGTGCTGCCCGCCAGCGAGGCGCTCAAGGCCGTCGCCGCGTTCCGGCTCGCGCTGCCGCGCACCATGCTGCGCTTCGCGGGCGGCCGCGAGATCACCCTCGGCGACCTCGGCGCCAAGCAGGGCATCCTCGGCGGCATCAACGCCGTCATCGTCGGCAACTACCTCACCACGCTGGGCCGCCCGGCCGAGTCGGACCTCGAACTGCTCGAGGATCTGCAGATGCCGATCAAGGCGCTCAACGCCACACTCTGA
- a CDS encoding TetR/AcrR family transcriptional regulator, translated as MPRPRVVDFGPLMDEAERLAVRAGVSAVTIRALSEATGISNGAIYHAFGSRAGLLAQVWLRAARRFLAAQRDAVTRALASGLEPAADAVVAAAECPATFLDMHPTSARFLLSVRRDELLGDGEVPAPVAEQLRGLDDELTALFIELAQAMWGRRGRNAVAVIRDCVVELPTALLLRGGPAPAPGARDRLAAAVRAVLTLEPPTDRRTDA; from the coding sequence ATGCCGAGACCGCGGGTTGTCGACTTCGGTCCGCTGATGGACGAGGCGGAACGCCTCGCCGTGCGGGCCGGGGTGTCGGCCGTGACGATCCGCGCGCTGTCGGAGGCCACCGGCATCTCCAACGGCGCGATCTACCACGCGTTCGGCTCGCGCGCCGGGCTGCTGGCCCAGGTGTGGCTGCGCGCGGCCCGGCGGTTCCTGGCCGCCCAGCGCGACGCGGTGACGCGGGCGCTGGCCTCGGGTCTGGAGCCGGCCGCCGACGCCGTCGTCGCCGCGGCCGAGTGTCCCGCGACCTTCCTCGATATGCACCCGACCTCGGCGCGGTTCCTGCTGTCGGTGCGACGCGACGAACTCCTCGGTGACGGTGAGGTGCCCGCGCCGGTGGCCGAGCAGTTGCGCGGCCTCGACGACGAGCTCACCGCGCTGTTTATCGAACTCGCACAGGCGATGTGGGGCAGGCGCGGCCGCAACGCGGTCGCCGTCATCCGCGACTGCGTCGTCGAGTTGCCCACCGCGCTGCTGCTGCGCGGCGGCCCGGCACCGGCCCCCGGTGCGCGCGACCGGCTGGCGGCCGCCGTGCGGGCCGTCCTGACCCTGGAACCCCCGACCGACAGGAGAACCGATGCCTAG
- a CDS encoding lipase family protein encodes MAVNAASESGAEWIGTVPHEELVRGARPVLPKDDPFYQPPSGFQHAEPGTVLRSRDVELAFLGLIPQRLTATQLLYRTTNMNGAPEATVTTVIAPAERPARRPVPVISYQCAIDAVSSRCFPSYALRRKAVAPGALAQFEFLLIAAAVAEGWAVSVPDHEGPQGSWGTPYEPGYRILDGLRAAVGYDRLNLDPSAPMGLWGYSGGGLASAWAAEMHGQYAPELNVVGAVLGSPVGDLGHTYRRLNGTLYSGLPAMVVAALTHVYPDLNRIIDEHATEAGKAMLTRVENMTTAQAVLRFAGMDMGKLVDRPLDEILDMPEVKHVFDSIKLGTAVPTPPVLIVQAVHDRIVSVYDIDELTETYRSGGASVTYHRDMFSEHMLLHPMSAPMALRWLIDRFDDKPLSEHIVRTTWPTLLNPMTYVGMARLVKIAAKVMTGRKVQRSPL; translated from the coding sequence ATGGCCGTCAACGCCGCATCCGAGTCGGGTGCCGAATGGATCGGAACCGTCCCCCACGAGGAGCTCGTCCGGGGCGCACGTCCGGTCCTGCCCAAGGACGACCCCTTCTACCAGCCGCCCAGCGGTTTTCAGCACGCCGAGCCCGGCACGGTCCTGCGCAGTCGCGACGTCGAGCTGGCGTTTCTGGGTCTGATCCCGCAGCGGCTCACCGCCACCCAGCTGCTGTACCGCACCACGAACATGAACGGTGCGCCCGAGGCCACCGTGACCACGGTGATCGCACCGGCTGAACGCCCCGCCCGGCGCCCCGTGCCGGTGATCTCCTACCAGTGCGCGATCGACGCCGTCAGCTCCCGCTGCTTCCCGTCCTATGCGCTGCGCCGCAAGGCGGTGGCGCCGGGCGCGCTGGCACAGTTCGAGTTCCTGCTGATCGCCGCGGCGGTGGCCGAGGGCTGGGCGGTGTCGGTGCCCGACCACGAGGGGCCACAGGGCTCGTGGGGAACCCCCTACGAACCCGGCTACCGCATCCTCGACGGGCTGCGCGCGGCGGTCGGCTACGACCGGCTCAACCTCGACCCGTCCGCGCCGATGGGGCTGTGGGGGTACTCCGGCGGCGGGCTGGCGTCGGCGTGGGCGGCCGAGATGCACGGCCAGTACGCCCCCGAGCTCAACGTCGTCGGCGCCGTGCTCGGCTCCCCCGTCGGCGATCTGGGCCACACCTACCGCCGGCTCAACGGCACCCTGTACTCCGGGCTGCCCGCGATGGTGGTGGCCGCACTGACCCACGTGTATCCCGACCTGAACCGGATCATCGACGAGCACGCCACCGAGGCAGGCAAGGCGATGCTGACCCGGGTCGAGAACATGACCACCGCCCAGGCCGTGCTGCGCTTCGCCGGGATGGACATGGGCAAGCTGGTCGACCGGCCGCTCGACGAGATCCTCGACATGCCCGAGGTCAAGCACGTCTTCGACAGCATCAAGCTGGGCACCGCGGTGCCGACGCCGCCGGTGCTGATCGTGCAGGCGGTGCACGACCGGATCGTGTCGGTGTACGACATCGACGAGCTGACCGAGACGTACCGCTCCGGCGGCGCGTCGGTCACCTACCACCGCGACATGTTCAGCGAGCACATGCTGCTGCATCCGATGTCGGCGCCGATGGCGCTGCGCTGGCTGATCGACCGGTTCGACGACAAGCCCCTCTCCGAGCACATCGTGCGGACCACCTGGCCGACGCTGCTGAACCCGATGACCTACGTGGGGATGGCGCGGCTGGTGAAGATCGCCGCCAAGGTCATGACGGGTCGGAAGGTCCAGCGCTCGCCGCTGTGA
- a CDS encoding DUF2567 domain-containing protein encodes MTDGAAPRTSRNRAALTVVAALTAAGVLVGALWAVIAPPIRGVIALTRDGDRVHAYLGNEGDHFFVAAFLLVGLLSAVAVTAAVWAWQCKPHRGPVMAGALAVGAMTAAGAAAAVGALLVRLRYGAIDIAGAPVTPEARVHYVSEAPAVFFGHSPLQAALTILFPAAVAAMVYALIAVATPRDDLGGWPPVDVTAASAGPSDPS; translated from the coding sequence ATGACCGACGGTGCCGCGCCGCGGACCTCCCGTAACCGCGCGGCGCTGACCGTGGTCGCCGCGCTCACCGCCGCCGGTGTGCTCGTCGGTGCGCTGTGGGCGGTCATCGCGCCGCCGATCCGCGGCGTGATCGCACTGACCCGCGACGGCGACCGCGTGCACGCCTACCTCGGCAACGAGGGGGACCACTTCTTCGTCGCCGCCTTCCTGCTGGTCGGCCTGCTGTCGGCGGTCGCGGTGACGGCCGCGGTGTGGGCCTGGCAGTGCAAGCCGCACCGCGGGCCGGTGATGGCCGGTGCGCTCGCGGTCGGGGCCATGACCGCCGCCGGGGCGGCCGCCGCCGTCGGCGCGCTGCTGGTGCGGTTGCGCTACGGAGCCATCGACATCGCCGGGGCGCCGGTGACCCCCGAGGCGCGGGTGCACTACGTCAGCGAGGCGCCCGCGGTGTTCTTCGGGCACTCGCCGCTGCAGGCGGCGCTGACGATCCTGTTCCCGGCCGCGGTCGCGGCGATGGTCTACGCGCTGATCGCGGTCGCGACGCCGCGCGACGACCTGGGTGGCTGGCCGCCCGTCGACGTCACAGCGGCGAGCGCTGGACCTTCCGACCCGTCATGA
- the bioD gene encoding dethiobiotin synthase — protein sequence MTTLVVTGTDTGVGKTVATAALACSARLAGLDVAVNKPVQTGFPEDDDLAEVARLAGVGQHRLVGGWRYREPLAPRAAAERSGLALPTREELVAAVPHAALTLVEGAGGLLVEIGAGTTLRDLAVALSAPVLVVVSVGLGTLNHTALTLEAIATKGLSCAGLVIGAWPDEPGVAELGNREALAELAPVRAVLPAEAGALSADEFAATCASAFDADWVKSLV from the coding sequence GTGACCACACTCGTCGTCACCGGAACCGACACCGGCGTCGGCAAGACCGTGGCGACCGCGGCGCTGGCGTGCAGCGCGCGACTGGCCGGCCTCGACGTCGCGGTGAACAAGCCGGTGCAGACCGGGTTTCCGGAAGACGACGACCTCGCTGAGGTGGCCCGGCTGGCCGGGGTGGGGCAGCACCGGTTGGTCGGCGGTTGGCGCTACCGCGAACCGCTCGCGCCGCGCGCGGCCGCCGAACGGTCCGGGCTGGCGCTGCCCACCCGGGAGGAACTCGTCGCCGCCGTGCCGCACGCCGCGCTGACCCTGGTGGAGGGTGCGGGCGGACTGCTGGTCGAGATCGGCGCGGGCACCACGCTGCGCGACCTCGCGGTGGCGTTGTCGGCCCCGGTGCTGGTGGTGGTCTCCGTCGGCCTCGGCACGCTCAACCACACCGCGCTGACGCTGGAAGCCATTGCCACCAAAGGGCTTTCGTGTGCCGGTCTGGTGATCGGGGCGTGGCCGGACGAGCCGGGCGTGGCGGAGCTGGGCAACCGTGAGGCGCTCGCGGAGCTGGCACCGGTACGCGCGGTGCTGCCCGCGGAGGCGGGCGCGTTGAGCGCGGACGAGTTCGCGGCCACATGTGCGTCGGCGTTCGACGCCGACTGGGTCAAGAGCCTGGTCTGA
- a CDS encoding adenosylmethionine--8-amino-7-oxononanoate transaminase, protein MPAMTPAEISAVDAAHIWHPYSTIGAEALAPVVAVGARGAWLTVHHEGRDLRVLDAMASWWTAIHGHGHPVLDAAITRQLATMNHVMFGGLTHEPAARLAQLLVEITPEGLDTVFFSDSGSVSVEVAAKMALQYWRSLGRFDKHRLMTWRGGYHGDTFTPMSVCDPDGGMHSLWTDVLAAQEFAPAVPAEYDEAYVEAFERQLAEHADELAAVIVEPVVQGAGGMRFHDPRYLTALRDICTRHGVLLIFDEIATGFGRTGELFAADHVGVCPDIMCVGKALTGGYITLAATLCTREIAETISTHEPGALMHGPTFMANALACAVGVASVEVLLDSDWRATVRGIEAGLREGLAPAAWLAGVADVRVLGAIGVIELDRPVDLRVATPAALERGLWLRPFRNLIYAMPPYICTPDEIAAIASGMVGVARTLLT, encoded by the coding sequence GTGCCAGCCATGACGCCTGCCGAGATCAGCGCGGTCGATGCCGCCCACATCTGGCATCCCTACAGCACGATCGGCGCGGAGGCGCTGGCTCCGGTGGTTGCCGTCGGCGCCCGCGGCGCGTGGCTTACCGTGCATCACGAAGGCCGTGACCTGCGGGTTCTCGATGCGATGGCGTCGTGGTGGACGGCGATTCACGGCCACGGCCACCCCGTTCTGGACGCCGCGATCACCCGTCAGCTGGCCACGATGAACCACGTCATGTTCGGCGGGTTGACCCACGAACCGGCCGCCCGGCTGGCCCAGTTGTTGGTGGAGATCACACCTGAGGGCCTGGACACCGTGTTCTTCAGCGACTCCGGGTCGGTGTCGGTGGAGGTGGCCGCCAAGATGGCGCTGCAGTACTGGCGCAGCCTCGGCCGCTTCGACAAACACCGGTTGATGACGTGGCGCGGCGGCTACCACGGCGACACGTTCACCCCGATGAGCGTGTGCGACCCCGACGGCGGCATGCACTCGCTGTGGACCGACGTGCTGGCCGCCCAGGAGTTCGCCCCGGCGGTGCCCGCGGAGTACGACGAGGCCTACGTCGAGGCCTTCGAACGCCAACTGGCCGAGCACGCCGACGAGCTGGCCGCGGTGATCGTCGAACCCGTCGTCCAGGGGGCGGGCGGGATGCGGTTCCACGACCCCCGCTACCTGACGGCGCTGCGCGACATCTGTACCCGCCACGGTGTGCTGCTGATCTTCGACGAGATCGCCACCGGCTTCGGCCGCACCGGCGAGTTGTTCGCCGCCGACCACGTCGGCGTCTGCCCGGACATCATGTGCGTCGGCAAGGCGCTGACCGGCGGCTACATCACGCTGGCGGCGACGCTGTGCACGCGCGAGATCGCCGAGACGATCAGCACCCACGAGCCCGGCGCGCTGATGCACGGCCCGACGTTCATGGCCAACGCGCTGGCCTGCGCGGTCGGGGTGGCCTCGGTGGAGGTGCTGCTGGACTCGGACTGGCGCGCCACGGTGCGCGGGATCGAGGCGGGTCTGCGCGAGGGTCTGGCGCCGGCGGCTTGGCTGGCCGGGGTCGCCGATGTGCGGGTGCTCGGCGCGATCGGGGTGATCGAGCTGGACCGGCCCGTCGACCTGCGGGTCGCCACCCCCGCCGCGTTGGAGCGGGGCCTGTGGCTGCGCCCGTTCCGCAACCTCATCTATGCGATGCCGCCGTATATCTGCACGCCCGACGAGATCGCGGCGATCGCGTCCGGAATGGTGGGCGTCGCGCGCACACTGCTAACCTGA
- a CDS encoding acyltransferase family protein, which translates to MMTLAPPRPALVSDPGISPRAAIGSKGSRNSAAYRHDLDGLRGIAILLVAVFHVWFGRVSGGVDVFLTLSGFFFGGRMLRTAMTPAAPLRPVPEIKRLARRLLPALIVVLAAGAVLTILIQPETRWETYADQSLASLFYYQNWELANTASNYLRAGEAVSPLQHIWSMSVQGQFYIAFLALIFGTAMLFRRVFGRHMRLAYVLLLSALTIASFVYAIYAHNADQATAYYDSFARAWELLVGALVGSVVSHLRMPMWLRTVFAVVALAAILSCGALIDGVKEFPGPWALVPVGATVLFILSAANRMADPHCAGRMPLPNRLLAAKPFVTLGSMAYSLYLWHWPLLIFWLSSSGHDHANFLDGLVVLAVSGVLAWLTMRYIENPLRYRAPAARPVPTFGRRRNPTKVLGTIVVLLAVTLTVTSFSWRAHMSGQRANSAELAGLSSRDYPGAAALLNKSKVPKVPMRPTVLEAKNDLPLTTIDGCISDFENAEVITCTYGDTKAKRTIALAGGSHAEHWITALDMLGKQHGFKVTTYLKMGCPLTTEKLPRVMGDNRPYPNCHEWNQKVMKQIIADRPDYVFTTSTRPWNIRPGDVMPQNYVGIWQELSDNGIPILAMRDTPWLVRNGRAFFASDCLANGGDAISCGTKRSDVLSDRNPTLDFVDRFPMLKPLDMSDAVCRKDICRAVEGNVLLYHDAHHISKTYMRTMAPELGRQIGEATGWWTTP; encoded by the coding sequence ATGATGACCCTCGCCCCTCCCCGGCCGGCGCTCGTCTCCGATCCGGGCATCTCCCCGCGCGCCGCCATCGGATCGAAGGGTTCACGGAATTCCGCGGCCTACCGGCACGATCTGGACGGGCTGCGCGGCATCGCGATCCTGCTCGTCGCGGTGTTCCACGTGTGGTTCGGCCGGGTGTCGGGCGGCGTCGACGTGTTCCTGACGCTGTCGGGCTTCTTCTTCGGCGGCCGGATGCTGCGCACCGCGATGACGCCCGCCGCCCCGCTGCGGCCGGTGCCGGAGATCAAACGGCTGGCGCGACGGCTGCTGCCCGCGCTGATCGTGGTGCTCGCCGCGGGGGCGGTGCTGACCATCCTGATCCAGCCCGAGACCCGGTGGGAGACCTACGCCGACCAGAGCCTGGCCAGCCTCTTCTACTACCAGAACTGGGAGCTGGCCAACACCGCGTCGAACTACCTGCGCGCCGGCGAGGCGGTCAGCCCGCTGCAGCACATCTGGTCGATGTCGGTGCAGGGCCAGTTCTACATCGCGTTCCTGGCGCTGATCTTCGGCACCGCGATGCTGTTCCGCCGGGTGTTCGGCAGGCACATGCGGCTGGCGTACGTGCTGCTGCTGAGCGCGCTGACCATCGCCTCGTTCGTCTACGCCATCTACGCGCACAACGCCGACCAGGCCACCGCCTACTACGACAGCTTCGCCCGCGCCTGGGAGCTGCTGGTCGGCGCGCTGGTCGGCTCGGTGGTCTCCCACCTGCGGATGCCGATGTGGTTGCGCACGGTGTTCGCGGTGGTCGCGCTGGCGGCGATCCTGTCGTGCGGCGCCCTGATCGACGGGGTGAAGGAGTTTCCGGGCCCGTGGGCGCTGGTCCCGGTCGGCGCGACGGTGCTGTTCATCCTGTCGGCTGCCAACCGGATGGCCGACCCGCACTGCGCGGGCCGGATGCCGCTGCCCAACCGGCTGCTGGCGGCCAAGCCGTTCGTGACGCTGGGCTCGATGGCCTACTCGCTGTACCTGTGGCACTGGCCGCTGCTGATCTTCTGGCTGTCCTCCTCTGGCCACGACCACGCCAACTTCCTCGACGGTCTGGTCGTGCTGGCGGTCTCCGGGGTGCTGGCGTGGCTGACGATGCGCTACATCGAGAACCCGCTGCGCTACCGGGCGCCCGCGGCCCGGCCGGTGCCGACGTTCGGCAGGCGCCGCAACCCGACCAAAGTGCTGGGCACGATCGTGGTCCTGCTGGCCGTCACGCTGACCGTGACGTCGTTCTCCTGGCGCGCGCACATGTCCGGGCAGCGGGCCAACAGCGCGGAGTTGGCCGGGCTGTCCTCCCGCGACTACCCGGGCGCGGCGGCGCTGCTGAACAAGTCGAAGGTGCCCAAGGTGCCGATGCGCCCGACGGTGCTGGAGGCCAAGAACGACCTGCCGCTGACCACGATCGACGGGTGCATCAGCGATTTTGAGAACGCCGAGGTGATCACCTGCACCTACGGCGACACCAAGGCCAAGCGGACCATCGCGCTGGCCGGCGGTTCGCACGCCGAGCACTGGATCACCGCGCTGGACATGCTCGGCAAACAGCACGGCTTCAAGGTCACCACCTATCTGAAGATGGGCTGCCCGCTGACCACCGAGAAGCTGCCGCGGGTGATGGGCGACAACCGCCCCTACCCCAACTGCCACGAGTGGAACCAGAAGGTGATGAAGCAGATCATCGCCGACCGGCCCGACTACGTCTTCACCACCTCCACCCGGCCGTGGAACATCCGGCCCGGCGACGTGATGCCGCAGAACTACGTGGGCATCTGGCAGGAGTTGTCCGACAACGGTATTCCCATCCTGGCGATGCGCGACACGCCGTGGCTGGTGCGCAACGGGCGGGCGTTCTTCGCCTCCGACTGCCTGGCCAACGGCGGTGACGCGATCTCGTGCGGAACCAAGCGTTCCGACGTACTGTCAGATCGCAACCCCACACTCGATTTCGTCGACCGGTTCCCGATGCTCAAACCGCTCGACATGAGTGATGCGGTGTGCCGCAAGGACATCTGCCGGGCTGTGGAGGGGAATGTGCTGCTGTACCACGACGCTCACCACATCTCCAAGACCTACATGCGCACGATGGCGCCCGAACTCGGAAGGCAGATCGGCGAAGCCACCGGTTGGTGGACCACTCCATGA
- a CDS encoding 8-amino-7-oxononanoate synthase — MTRAGLSPLAWLADVERQRRAEGLRRSLRVRTPVGTDLDLASNDYLGLSQHPAVIEGGVEALRTWGAGSTGSRLVTGNTELHEGFERALAEFVGAESALVFSSGYTANLGAVVALSGPGSLVVSDALTHASLVDACRLSRARVVVTPHRDVAAVASALADRTEERAVVLTDSVFSADGVLAPLKELHDVCRRHGALLIVDEAHGLGVRGEGGRGLLHEVGLAGAPDVVMTTTLSKALGSQGGVVLGPAAVRAHLIDAARPFIFDTGLAPAAVGAAWAALQVLIAEPWRARAVIDHATDLATVCGVPEAPESAVVSVILGEPEVAYGAAAACLERGLRVGCFRPPTVPAGTSRLRLSARASLTDEEMTFARTVLTDVLAEFA, encoded by the coding sequence GTGACGCGCGCAGGTCTTTCCCCGCTGGCCTGGCTCGCTGACGTCGAGCGGCAGCGGCGTGCCGAGGGTCTGCGTCGGTCGCTGCGGGTGCGCACCCCCGTCGGCACCGACCTGGACCTGGCATCCAACGACTACCTCGGCCTGTCCCAGCACCCCGCCGTGATCGAGGGCGGCGTCGAGGCGCTGCGCACCTGGGGCGCCGGGTCGACCGGGTCGCGGCTGGTCACCGGCAACACCGAACTGCACGAGGGCTTCGAGCGGGCGCTGGCGGAGTTCGTCGGCGCCGAGTCGGCGCTGGTGTTCTCGTCGGGCTACACCGCCAACCTCGGCGCCGTCGTCGCGCTGTCGGGTCCCGGATCGCTGGTGGTCTCCGACGCGCTCACCCACGCCTCGCTGGTCGACGCCTGCCGGTTGTCGCGGGCCCGGGTGGTGGTCACCCCGCACCGCGACGTCGCCGCGGTGGCGAGCGCGCTGGCCGACCGCACCGAGGAGCGCGCCGTGGTGCTCACCGACTCGGTGTTCTCCGCCGACGGGGTGCTCGCGCCGCTGAAGGAGCTGCACGACGTCTGCCGCCGCCACGGCGCTCTGCTCATCGTCGACGAGGCCCACGGCCTCGGCGTGCGCGGTGAGGGGGGCCGCGGCCTGCTGCACGAGGTCGGCCTGGCCGGCGCGCCGGACGTCGTGATGACCACGACGCTGTCCAAGGCGCTGGGCAGCCAGGGCGGTGTGGTGCTCGGACCGGCCGCCGTGCGCGCCCACCTCATCGACGCCGCCCGGCCGTTCATCTTCGACACCGGCCTGGCCCCGGCGGCCGTCGGCGCGGCGTGGGCGGCGCTGCAGGTGCTGATCGCCGAGCCGTGGCGGGCGCGGGCGGTCATCGACCACGCGACCGACCTGGCGACGGTGTGCGGGGTGCCGGAGGCCCCGGAATCGGCGGTGGTGTCGGTGATCCTCGGCGAACCCGAGGTGGCCTACGGCGCGGCGGCGGCGTGCCTGGAGCGCGGGCTGCGGGTCGGCTGCTTCCGCCCGCCGACGGTGCCCGCGGGCACCTCGCGGCTGCGGCTGTCGGCGCGCGCGTCGCTCACCGATGAGGAGATGACCTTCGCGCGTACGGTTCTCACCGACGTGCTGGCCGAGTTCGCGTGA
- a CDS encoding TetR family transcriptional regulator: protein MQLHKRDVVEAATALLDNFGLADLTMRRLARELEVSPGALYWHFANKQELLGAVADRILEPVGDVTGPWRGRIAGLCAALRDALLSHTDGAELVSASFAAGQSERMTALLAHLGEAAADAGVPAEQAGLAARTVVYYVLGFTVDEQSRLQWDAAGAELPEDQSALADDASARFRFGVELLLNGLAAPVTTG from the coding sequence GTGCAGCTCCACAAACGCGACGTGGTCGAGGCGGCGACGGCCCTGCTGGACAACTTCGGCCTGGCCGATCTGACGATGCGCAGGCTCGCGCGCGAGCTGGAGGTCTCCCCCGGCGCGCTGTACTGGCACTTCGCCAACAAGCAGGAGCTGCTCGGCGCGGTGGCCGACCGGATCCTCGAGCCGGTCGGCGACGTCACCGGTCCGTGGCGGGGGCGGATCGCCGGGTTGTGCGCGGCGCTGCGTGATGCGCTGCTGTCGCACACCGACGGCGCCGAGCTGGTGTCGGCGAGCTTCGCCGCGGGTCAGTCGGAGCGGATGACGGCGCTGCTGGCCCACCTGGGCGAGGCGGCCGCCGACGCCGGGGTGCCCGCCGAACAGGCCGGGCTGGCCGCCCGCACCGTCGTCTACTACGTGCTGGGGTTCACCGTCGACGAGCAGTCGCGCCTGCAGTGGGACGCCGCCGGCGCCGAGCTGCCGGAAGACCAGTCGGCTTTGGCCGACGACGCCTCCGCGCGCTTCCGGTTCGGGGTGGAGCTGCTACTCAACGGCCTGGCCGCCCCGGTGACCACGGGCTAA
- a CDS encoding 2'-5' RNA ligase family protein, translating to MVHSVELVFDPDTEATIRGIWDALRDAGIPSQAPAARPHATLTVAERIDPAVDAVLASLSDRFPMPCRIGAPLFFGRAKAVLARLVVPTAALLELHAEVHRLCGPYTHPSPMANALPDAWTAHVTLARRVVPAQMGRAVRIAGKPAEITGAIAGLRRWDGDAKREYPIR from the coding sequence ATGGTGCACTCGGTGGAGCTGGTGTTCGACCCCGACACCGAGGCGACGATCCGCGGCATCTGGGATGCCTTGCGGGACGCCGGAATTCCCAGTCAGGCGCCCGCGGCGCGACCGCACGCGACGCTGACGGTGGCCGAACGCATCGACCCGGCGGTCGACGCGGTGCTGGCCTCGCTGTCGGACCGGTTCCCGATGCCGTGCCGGATCGGGGCGCCGCTGTTCTTCGGCCGCGCCAAGGCGGTGCTGGCACGGCTGGTGGTGCCCACCGCCGCGCTGCTGGAGCTGCACGCCGAGGTGCACCGGCTGTGCGGCCCGTACACCCACCCCTCCCCGATGGCCAACGCGCTGCCGGACGCCTGGACCGCGCACGTGACGCTGGCGCGCCGGGTGGTGCCCGCGCAGATGGGCCGCGCCGTGCGGATCGCGGGCAAGCCGGCCGAGATCACCGGTGCCATCGCCGGGCTGCGGCGCTGGGACGGCGACGCCAAACGGGAGTATCCGATCCGCTGA
- a CDS encoding hotdog fold domain-containing protein: MPSNLAIWQNLEKLPFGDRLFSQAVCFKAPYFRSVHPRLRELRPGYCRATAPNRRGVHNHLGSFHAIASCNMAELVAGLMTDATVPATHRWIPAGMTVEYKAQARTAVTATARLDEIPEFGDEPTKLVVPVEVQDANGTVFVTAQITMHVSPKR; the protein is encoded by the coding sequence ATGCCTAGCAATCTGGCGATCTGGCAGAACCTCGAGAAGCTTCCGTTCGGCGACCGGCTGTTCAGCCAGGCGGTGTGCTTCAAGGCGCCGTACTTCCGCAGCGTCCACCCGCGACTGCGGGAGCTGCGGCCCGGATACTGTCGCGCCACCGCGCCCAACCGGCGCGGGGTGCACAACCATCTGGGCAGTTTCCACGCGATCGCGTCGTGCAACATGGCCGAACTGGTCGCCGGGCTGATGACCGATGCGACCGTCCCGGCCACCCACCGCTGGATCCCGGCGGGGATGACGGTGGAGTACAAGGCGCAGGCCCGCACCGCGGTCACCGCGACCGCCCGCCTCGACGAGATCCCGGAGTTCGGCGACGAACCGACGAAACTGGTTGTCCCGGTGGAGGTTCAGGACGCCAACGGCACCGTGTTCGTGACCGCGCAGATCACCATGCACGTCTCGCCGAAGCGTTAG